The following coding sequences lie in one Arachis ipaensis cultivar K30076 chromosome B05, Araip1.1, whole genome shotgun sequence genomic window:
- the LOC107643164 gene encoding uncharacterized protein LOC107643164 — MDLQPETATSSSPTFASIGRRSLKDMSISELISVLRADFDTVEEVLLARDAKHKAEISPLYEQIELERLTRLRLESELKTKQEGQRCHKCERTQEGYEMLLKEVKKSGLNDYKNNAIIEELRNKNRELEIQNSKATDELATIRIRCSELENARNASLASIEKLRVENCKLRKELNKRVNVLVKDEQDKEFNEMDVCGSTSLQRIKDIGKGQSSSGGLFFKVLDMDSCNNVSGDAAFEAVAEVYSERDDDGHLEPVPRMEFDSLEAVQTFYKRYARLIGFGWKIRTSKKGFDGRPNYVVLACTRGDRRVSSISTTLPTQFTKCSAKINVKKGKDGKWMIRKVDLDHNHDLSPLNFKYSGNTTISTLI; from the exons ATGGACCTGCAGCCCGAAACCGCCACGAGCTCCTCTCCCACCTTCGCTTCCATCGGCCGCAGGAGCTTGAAGGACATGTCCATTTCCGAGCTCATTTCAGTTCTGCGCGCCGATTTTGACACCGTTGAAGAGGTTTTGTTGGCCAGAGATGCCAAACACAAAGCTGAGATCAGTCCACTTTATGAACAGATCGAATTAGAGAGGCTAACGAGGCTTCGACTGGAATCGGAGCTGAAGACGAAGCAGGAGGGGCAGCGTTGTCACAAGTGTGAGAGAACACAAGAGGGTTACGAAATGTTGCTGAAGGAAGTGAAGAAGAGCGGGTTGAATGATTATAAGAACAATGCTATTATTGAAGAATTAAGGAACAAGAATCGAGAGTTGGAGATTCAAAATAGCAAAGCAACTGATGAATTGGCTACGATTAGGATCAGATGCAGTGAATTGGAGAATGCAAGGAATGCGAGTTTGGCTTCCATTGAGAAGCTTAGGGTTGAGAATTGCAAATTGAGAAAGGAATTGAATAAAAGGGTTAATGTTTTAGTCAAAGATGAACAAGACAAGGAATTCAATGAAATGGATGTTTGCGGTTCTACCTCTTTGCAAAGAATTAAAGACATTGGCAAAGGCCAATCTTCATCAG GTGGACTGTTCTTTAAAGTGTTGGATATGGATTCATGCAACAATGTGTCAGGGGATGCTGCATTTGAAGCTGTTGCTGAGGTTTACTCAGAGAGAGATGACGATGGACATCTAGAACCAGTTCCTAGAATGGAGTTTGATTCCTTAGAAGCTGTTCAGACATTTTACAAGAGGTATGCCAGGCTAATTGGTTTTGGTTGGAAGATCAGGACCTCGAAAAAAGGGTTTGATGGGAGACCAAATTATGTGGTACTTGCATGCACTCGTGGGGATCGCCGTGTATCTAGTATTTCGACAACTCTTCCGACCCAATTCACAAAATGTTCTGCAAAGATCAATGTGAAGAAAGGAAAAGATGGAAAGTGGATGATTAGAAAGGTAGATCTTGATCACAACCACGACTTAAGCCCGTTAAATTTCAAATACTCAGGAAACACGACTATTAGCACACTCATTTAG